The proteins below are encoded in one region of Anguilla anguilla isolate fAngAng1 chromosome 3, fAngAng1.pri, whole genome shotgun sequence:
- the LOC118223032 gene encoding schwannomin-interacting protein 1-like isoform X1 yields the protein MDGEKERERERGEEKESDDAEDFSQAMDGAVLEWQERYPEDDLGLPIMHWEALSLRIAELEKQEEDRRSKSTIVLEHGSVSRGWIEEREQVNQRETWEGGAEDESSRVTALTSRLQTQMNLQLCFINNSESEDEDDDREAGREAVCLRSSSCWRMKCQLMRLEEFTCS from the exons atggatggagagaaagaaagagagagggagaggggagaggagaaggagagcgaTGATGCAGAGGATTTCAGTCAGGCTATGGATGGGGCAGTCCTGGAATGGCAGGAGAGGTATCCTGAAGATGACCTAGGATTGCCCATCATGCATTGGGAGGCCCTGAGCCTACGGATTGCAGAATTGGAGAAACAAGAAGAGGACAGAAGATCAAAG AGTACCATTGTTCTGGAACATGGGAGTGTGTCTAGGGGCTGGATTGAAGAAAGGGAGCAAGTGAATCAGAGGGAGACTTGGGAAGGAGGAGCGGAAGATGAAAGCAGTCGAGTTACTGCTCTTACTTCACG TCTCCAGACTCAAATGAATCTGCAGCTGTGCTTCATCAACAACAGTGagagtgaggatgaggatgatgacaGAGAGGCTGGAAGAGAG GCAGTGTGTTTGAGGTCATCGTCTTGCTGGAGGATGAAGTGTCAGCTGATGAGGTTGGAGGAATTTACTTGTTCATAG
- the LOC118223032 gene encoding schwannomin-interacting protein 1-like isoform X2, translated as MDGEKERERERGEEKESDDAEDFSQAMDGAVLEWQERYPEDDLGLPIMHWEALSLRIAELEKQEEDRRSKSTIVLEHGSVSRGWIEEREQVNQRETWEGGAEDESSRVTALTSRLQTQMNLQLCFINNSESEDEDDDREAGRECV; from the exons atggatggagagaaagaaagagagagggagaggggagaggagaaggagagcgaTGATGCAGAGGATTTCAGTCAGGCTATGGATGGGGCAGTCCTGGAATGGCAGGAGAGGTATCCTGAAGATGACCTAGGATTGCCCATCATGCATTGGGAGGCCCTGAGCCTACGGATTGCAGAATTGGAGAAACAAGAAGAGGACAGAAGATCAAAG AGTACCATTGTTCTGGAACATGGGAGTGTGTCTAGGGGCTGGATTGAAGAAAGGGAGCAAGTGAATCAGAGGGAGACTTGGGAAGGAGGAGCGGAAGATGAAAGCAGTCGAGTTACTGCTCTTACTTCACG TCTCCAGACTCAAATGAATCTGCAGCTGTGCTTCATCAACAACAGTGagagtgaggatgaggatgatgacaGAGAGGCTGGAAGAGAG TGTGTTTGA
- the LOC118223027 gene encoding acetylcholinesterase-like, whose amino-acid sequence MGTASLFLLPFLLLSLLPSPSISQNENDLTVTTHQGRVRGIRMPVVPDRGHVTAFLGIPYAEPPLGKKRFRRAEPKEPWTGVFDASSYPNACYQFVDNSYPGFPGTEMWNPNREMSEDCLYLNIWVPASPRPHNLTVMAWIYGGGFYSGSSSLDVYDGRYLAYTEKVVVVSMNYRVGAFGFLALHGSSEAPGNVGLLDQRLALQWVQDNIHFFGGNPKQVTIFGESAGGASVGMHLLSPDSRPTFSRAIMQSGVPNCPWATISPAEARRRSTLLAKLVGCQDGNDTEIVDCLRNRHPQDLIEQEWQVLPYSSLFRFSFVPVIDGVVLPDTPEAMLSSGNFKDTQILLGVNQDEGSYSLLYGAPGFSKDNESLISREDFLEGVKMSVPHANDIGLEAVVLQYTDWMDENNPLKNRDAMDDIVGDHNVICPLQHFARSYAQHNALRSQAGVGGSTGAGVGGGNSGAVINSGGGNSNGGVYLYLFDHRASNLVWPEWMGVIHGYEIEFVFGLPLEKRLNYTAEEEKLSRRMMKYWANFARTGNPNLNADGSLESRRRWPVFTAAEQKHVSLNIDPMKVHRGLRTQLCALWNRFLPQLLNITDNIDEAERQWKVEFHRWSSYMMHWKSQFDHYSKQERCTDL is encoded by the exons ATGGGGACtgcctccctcttcctcttgcccttcctcctcctctctcttctcccttccCCATCCATTTCCCAGAATGAGAATGACCTCACTGTAACAACCCACCAGGGACGCGTCCGAGGTATTCGCATGCCTGTTGTACCAgacagaggtcatgtgacagccTTCTTGGGCATCCCTTACGCTGAGCCCCCTTTGGGGAAGAAGCGCTTCCGGAGAGCTGAGCCCAAAGAACCCTGGACAGGTGTTTTTGATGCCAGCTCATATCCAAATGCCTGTTACCAGTTTGTGGACAACTCATATCCTGGCTTCCCTGGAACTGAGATGTGGAACCCTAATCGGGAAATGAGTGAGGACTGTCTGTACCTAAACATCTGGGTCCCAGCCTCCCCCCGGCCACACAATCTCACTGTGATGGCTTGGATCTATGGGGGAGGTTTCTACAGTGGCTCCTCCTCATTGGATGTTTATGATGGGAGGTACCTGGCCTACACAGAGAAGGTTGTGGTTGTCTCCATGAACTACCGTGTAGGGGCCTTTGGCTTTCTGGCCCTGCATGGCTCTTCAGAGGCTCCTGGAAATGTGGGGCTCCTAGACCAGAGGCTCGCCCTCCAGTGGGTGCAGGACAACATACACTTTTTTGGAGGTAATCCCAAGCAGGTGACCATATTTGGAGAGAGCGCAGGTGGGGCCTCTGTAGGAATGCATCTTTTGTCCCCTGATAGCCGTCCAACTTTTTCTCGTGCCATCATGCAGAGTGGTGTCCCCAACTGCCCCTGGGCAACCATCAGCCCAGCAGAAGCTCGAAGGCGTTCCACCCTGCTAGCCAAGCTTGTGGGTTGCCAGGATGGCAACGACACAGAGATTGTTGACTGCTTGCGGAACAGACATCCCCAGGACCTGATTGAACAGGAGTGGCAAGTCCTCCCCTACAGCAGCCTGTTTCGTTTCTCCTTTGTTCCAGTGATTGATGGTGTTGTCCTTCCAGACACACCAGAGGCTATGCTGAGCTCCGGAAATTTTAAGGACACTCAGATTCTATTGGGAGTGAACCAGGATGAGGGCTCATACTCCCTTCTCTACGGCGCCCCAGGCTTCAGCAAGGACAATGAGAGTCTGATCTCCCGAGAGGATTTCCTTGAGGGTGTGAAGATGAGTGTTCCCCATGCCAATGACATTGGCCTGGAAGCAGTAGTGCTGCAGTACACAGACTGGATGGATGAAAACAACCCTCTGAAGAATCGGGATGCCATGGATGACATTGTGGGAGATCACAATGTCATCTGCCCCCTTCAGCACTTTGCCAGATCATATGCCCAGCATAATGCCCTTCGCTCTCAGGCTGGGGTAGGGGGGTCCACTGGGGCAGGCGTCGGAGGAGGCAACTCAGGAGCAGTCATCAATAGTGGAGGGGGCAACTCAAATG GAGGTGTGTACCTCTACCTGTTTGACCACCGGGCCTCCAACCTGGTGTGGCCAGAGTGGATGGGGGTCATCCATGGTTATGAGATTGAGTTTGTGTTTGGCCTGCCACTGGAGAAGAGACTCAACTACACCGCCGAGGAGGAGAAGCTCAGTCGCCGCATGATGAAATACTGGGCCAACTTCGCCCGCACTGG TAACCCTAACCTGAATGCAGATGGCAGCTTGGAGAGTCGGCGAAGGTGGCCTGTTTTTACGGCAGCTGAGCAGAAGCACGTTAGCCTGAATATAGATCCAATGAAGGTTCACCGCGGACTGAGGACCCAGCTGTGTGCACTGTGGAACCGCTTCCTGCCCCAGCTACTCAATATCACAG ACAATATTGATGAGGCAGAGCGCCAGTGGAAGGTTGAGTTTCACCGTTGGAGCTCCTACATGATGCACTGGAAGAGTCAATTTGACCACTACAGCAAGCAGGAGCGCTGTACAGACCTCTGA